From a region of the Anomalospiza imberbis isolate Cuckoo-Finch-1a 21T00152 chromosome 3, ASM3175350v1, whole genome shotgun sequence genome:
- the DTL gene encoding denticleless protein homolog isoform X1 encodes MLCRALLRRAAAAPARRSSALPLQHLLDSYQCSREDDHLSYGGTGMPVPPFGCTFSTAPNLEHVLAVANEEGFVRLYDTEAQTTSKLIFKGKCCKEEWQAHSNAVFDLAWVPGEHRIVTASGDQTAKVWDVRAGELLGICKGHQCSLKSVAFSRFEQAVFCTGGRDGNIMVWDTRCNKKDGFYRQVNQISGAHNVADKQTPSKPKKKRQNLRGLAPLVDFQQSVTVVLLQDEHTLISAGAVDGVIKVWDLRRNYAAFRQDPLPLRSFCYPGTSTRKLGYSSLVLDSTGANLFANCTDDSIYMFNMTSLRTTPVAVFSGHQNSTFYIKSSTSPDDQFLVSGSSDCNVYIWKVSEPSLPPRILLGHSQEVTSIAWCPSDFTKIATCSDDNTVRIWRLQRCPEEEKSVSRKANLVGWVTQKKPEEQHGAGPPASPQSTPAKALTAGSVCISSPRPAACAPTHSGDLPLPTNTPTVALKTLTATASTPAKPSGASPCASPKLIPSSKMSIKHWVTRTPCSSPPEVEKKAPSPRKALAEVTQGLLEAACPPQVPHSQFEKRAKRRLDCSKEADAGQKCLQGCSCVTELDHAAKKSKLNLCHLVPDQKASDEDSLSLADLCNDNEDSSHSPKEPSLSGSHINPSGIQTSPHHFRSPRGKDTEVVDKENSSPERKNWLSALGEKLRTGRPGSQSTSNSPLSSCSPGAKRQESVAVATSPKTVAATSVSMRKICTYFHRMTETACGACA; translated from the exons ATGCTGTGCCGCGCGCTGctccgccgcgccgccgccgcgcccgccc GTCGGTCCTCAGCGCTTCCCCTGCAGCATCTCTTGGACAGCTACCAGTGCAGCCGAGAAGATGACCACCTGTCTTACGGGGGAACGGGAATGCCAGTCCCTCCTTTCGGCTGCACCTTTTCTACAG cCCCAAATTTGGAGCATGTCCTGGCAGTTGCAAATGAAGAAGGGTTTGTTAGACTGTATGACACTGAAGCACAGACCACCAGCAAGCTAATATTTAAAGGTAAATGCTGTAAAGAAG AATGGCAGGCTCACTCAAATGCTGTGTTTGACCTTGCGTGGGTGCCAGGGGAACACAGGATT gtCACTGCTTCAGGAGATCAGACAGCCAAGGTGTGGGATGTGAGAGCTGGCGAGCTTCTTGGCATATGCAAAGGTCACCAGTGTAGCCTCAAGTCAGTTGCTTTTTCTAGATTTGAGCAAG ctgTTTTCTGTACTGGAGGGAGAGATGGAAACATCATGGTTTGGGATACCAGGTGCAACAAGAAAG ATGGCTTTTACAGGCAGGTAAATCAAATCAGTGGAGCACACAATGTGGCTGACAAGCAGACTCCTTCCAAACCGAAGAAAAAGAGGCAGAACCTGAGAGGACTTGCTCCCTTGGTG gatttcCAGCAGAGTGTAACTGTGGTGCTGCTTCAGGATGAGCATACTCTTAtctctgcaggagctgttgATGG CGTGATCAAAGTGTGGGACTTGCGCAGGAACTACGCCGCTTTCCGTCAGGACCCGCTGCCCCTCAGGTCCTTCTGCTACCCTGGAACCAGCACTCGCAAGCTTG GATATTCTAGCCTGGTTTTGGATTCCACTGGTGCTAATCTGTTTGCTAACTGCACTGATGACAGTATCTACATGTTCAATATGACAAGTTTAAGGACCACTCCAG TGGCAGTTTTCAGTGGGCACCAGAATTCAACCTTTTACATCAAATCCAGCACCAGCCCAGATGACCAGTTCCTGGTCAGTGGCTCGAGTGACTGCAACGTGTACATCTGGAAG GTTTCTGAGCCCAGCCTTCCTCCACGGATACTCCTTGGTCACTCTCAGGAAGTTACCTCCATTGCTTGGTGTCCTTCAGACTTCACTAAG ATTGCCACATGCTCTGATGACAACACTGTGAGGATTTGGCGCTTACAACGTTGTCCTGAGGAAGAGAAATCAGTATCCAGAAAAGCCAACTTGGTGGGCTGGGTCACTCAGAAGAAACCAGAAGAACAACATGGAGCAG GGCCACCAGCCAGCCCACAAAGCACTCCTGCCAAGGCTCTGACAGCAGGCAGCGTGTGCATTTCCTCACCACggcctgctgcctgtgctcccaCTCACTCCGGAGACCTTCCGCTGCCCACCAACACTCCCACAGTCGCTCTCAAAACCCTGACCGCCACAGCCTCCACCCCAGCCAAGCCATCTGGAGCCAGCCCCTGTGCATCCCCCAAACTGATCCCTTCCTCCAAAATGTCCATCAAACACTGGGTTACAAGGACTCCGTGCTCTTCTCCTCCAGAAGTGGAGAAAAAGGCTCCTTCTCCAAGAAAAGCCCTAGCAGAAGTCACCCAGGGTCTCCTGGAAGCTGCTTGCCCTCCTCAAGTCCCACACTCACAGTTTGAAAAGCGTGCCAAGAGAAGGCTTGACTGCAGCAAGGAGGCTGATGCGGGGCAgaagtgtctgcagggctgtagCTGTGTGACTGAGCTGGACCACGCAGCTAAGAAATCCAAGCTGAATTTATGTCACTTGGTTCCAGACCAGAAAGCTTCTGATGAAGACTCTCTGAGCCTGGCTGACTTGTGTAACGACAATGAAGACTCCAGCCACAGCCCAAAAGAGCCTTCCCTTTCTGGAAGCCATATTAATCCATCAGGCATTCAAACTTCCCCCCATCATTTCAGATCTCCACGTGGGAAAGACACTGAGGTAGTAGATAAAGAGAACAGTtctcctgaaagaaaaaattggtTGTCTGCTCTAGGAGAGAAGCTACGGACTGGCAGACCTGGCAGCCAGAGCACGTCAAACAGCCCCCTGTCATCCTGCAGTCCTGGTGCCAAAAGACAAGAGTCTGTGGCAGTGGCCACTTCGCCAAAAACT GTTGCAGCCACTTCAGTGTCCATGAGGAAGATCTGCACATACTTCCACAGAATGACTGAAACAGCGTGCGGCGCTTGTGCCTGA
- the DTL gene encoding denticleless protein homolog isoform X2, translating into MLCRALLRRAAAAPARRSSALPLQHLLDSYQCSREDDHLSYGGTGMPVPPFGCTFSTAPNLEHVLAVANEEGFVRLYDTEAQTTSKLIFKEWQAHSNAVFDLAWVPGEHRIVTASGDQTAKVWDVRAGELLGICKGHQCSLKSVAFSRFEQAVFCTGGRDGNIMVWDTRCNKKDGFYRQVNQISGAHNVADKQTPSKPKKKRQNLRGLAPLVDFQQSVTVVLLQDEHTLISAGAVDGVIKVWDLRRNYAAFRQDPLPLRSFCYPGTSTRKLGYSSLVLDSTGANLFANCTDDSIYMFNMTSLRTTPVAVFSGHQNSTFYIKSSTSPDDQFLVSGSSDCNVYIWKVSEPSLPPRILLGHSQEVTSIAWCPSDFTKIATCSDDNTVRIWRLQRCPEEEKSVSRKANLVGWVTQKKPEEQHGAGPPASPQSTPAKALTAGSVCISSPRPAACAPTHSGDLPLPTNTPTVALKTLTATASTPAKPSGASPCASPKLIPSSKMSIKHWVTRTPCSSPPEVEKKAPSPRKALAEVTQGLLEAACPPQVPHSQFEKRAKRRLDCSKEADAGQKCLQGCSCVTELDHAAKKSKLNLCHLVPDQKASDEDSLSLADLCNDNEDSSHSPKEPSLSGSHINPSGIQTSPHHFRSPRGKDTEVVDKENSSPERKNWLSALGEKLRTGRPGSQSTSNSPLSSCSPGAKRQESVAVATSPKTVAATSVSMRKICTYFHRMTETACGACA; encoded by the exons ATGCTGTGCCGCGCGCTGctccgccgcgccgccgccgcgcccgccc GTCGGTCCTCAGCGCTTCCCCTGCAGCATCTCTTGGACAGCTACCAGTGCAGCCGAGAAGATGACCACCTGTCTTACGGGGGAACGGGAATGCCAGTCCCTCCTTTCGGCTGCACCTTTTCTACAG cCCCAAATTTGGAGCATGTCCTGGCAGTTGCAAATGAAGAAGGGTTTGTTAGACTGTATGACACTGAAGCACAGACCACCAGCAAGCTAATATTTAAAG AATGGCAGGCTCACTCAAATGCTGTGTTTGACCTTGCGTGGGTGCCAGGGGAACACAGGATT gtCACTGCTTCAGGAGATCAGACAGCCAAGGTGTGGGATGTGAGAGCTGGCGAGCTTCTTGGCATATGCAAAGGTCACCAGTGTAGCCTCAAGTCAGTTGCTTTTTCTAGATTTGAGCAAG ctgTTTTCTGTACTGGAGGGAGAGATGGAAACATCATGGTTTGGGATACCAGGTGCAACAAGAAAG ATGGCTTTTACAGGCAGGTAAATCAAATCAGTGGAGCACACAATGTGGCTGACAAGCAGACTCCTTCCAAACCGAAGAAAAAGAGGCAGAACCTGAGAGGACTTGCTCCCTTGGTG gatttcCAGCAGAGTGTAACTGTGGTGCTGCTTCAGGATGAGCATACTCTTAtctctgcaggagctgttgATGG CGTGATCAAAGTGTGGGACTTGCGCAGGAACTACGCCGCTTTCCGTCAGGACCCGCTGCCCCTCAGGTCCTTCTGCTACCCTGGAACCAGCACTCGCAAGCTTG GATATTCTAGCCTGGTTTTGGATTCCACTGGTGCTAATCTGTTTGCTAACTGCACTGATGACAGTATCTACATGTTCAATATGACAAGTTTAAGGACCACTCCAG TGGCAGTTTTCAGTGGGCACCAGAATTCAACCTTTTACATCAAATCCAGCACCAGCCCAGATGACCAGTTCCTGGTCAGTGGCTCGAGTGACTGCAACGTGTACATCTGGAAG GTTTCTGAGCCCAGCCTTCCTCCACGGATACTCCTTGGTCACTCTCAGGAAGTTACCTCCATTGCTTGGTGTCCTTCAGACTTCACTAAG ATTGCCACATGCTCTGATGACAACACTGTGAGGATTTGGCGCTTACAACGTTGTCCTGAGGAAGAGAAATCAGTATCCAGAAAAGCCAACTTGGTGGGCTGGGTCACTCAGAAGAAACCAGAAGAACAACATGGAGCAG GGCCACCAGCCAGCCCACAAAGCACTCCTGCCAAGGCTCTGACAGCAGGCAGCGTGTGCATTTCCTCACCACggcctgctgcctgtgctcccaCTCACTCCGGAGACCTTCCGCTGCCCACCAACACTCCCACAGTCGCTCTCAAAACCCTGACCGCCACAGCCTCCACCCCAGCCAAGCCATCTGGAGCCAGCCCCTGTGCATCCCCCAAACTGATCCCTTCCTCCAAAATGTCCATCAAACACTGGGTTACAAGGACTCCGTGCTCTTCTCCTCCAGAAGTGGAGAAAAAGGCTCCTTCTCCAAGAAAAGCCCTAGCAGAAGTCACCCAGGGTCTCCTGGAAGCTGCTTGCCCTCCTCAAGTCCCACACTCACAGTTTGAAAAGCGTGCCAAGAGAAGGCTTGACTGCAGCAAGGAGGCTGATGCGGGGCAgaagtgtctgcagggctgtagCTGTGTGACTGAGCTGGACCACGCAGCTAAGAAATCCAAGCTGAATTTATGTCACTTGGTTCCAGACCAGAAAGCTTCTGATGAAGACTCTCTGAGCCTGGCTGACTTGTGTAACGACAATGAAGACTCCAGCCACAGCCCAAAAGAGCCTTCCCTTTCTGGAAGCCATATTAATCCATCAGGCATTCAAACTTCCCCCCATCATTTCAGATCTCCACGTGGGAAAGACACTGAGGTAGTAGATAAAGAGAACAGTtctcctgaaagaaaaaattggtTGTCTGCTCTAGGAGAGAAGCTACGGACTGGCAGACCTGGCAGCCAGAGCACGTCAAACAGCCCCCTGTCATCCTGCAGTCCTGGTGCCAAAAGACAAGAGTCTGTGGCAGTGGCCACTTCGCCAAAAACT GTTGCAGCCACTTCAGTGTCCATGAGGAAGATCTGCACATACTTCCACAGAATGACTGAAACAGCGTGCGGCGCTTGTGCCTGA